The Sphingobium sp. BYY-5 genome contains a region encoding:
- the hemC gene encoding hydroxymethylbilane synthase, protein MLFTDRPLRLGTRGSPLALAQARMTARALMAIHGWAEDAIEIVAVQTSGDRIQDRALADIGGKALWTKELDRALVAGEIDFAVHSMKDVETLRPAAFRIAAMLPRADVRDKLVGAASFEALPASPLVGTSSPRRAAQVKRLRPDATITLFRGNVATRLAKLAAGEVHATLLAAAGLDRLDQRDVGTLIPIDTMLPAPSQGAVGIEALADNAPVLEALAAINDPDTYDAVMAERAVLRGLGGTCHSPIAALAVIEGEQIVLRAEIISPDGVETVREEARLARSDAATAQAIGRALLDRASPALRALFEG, encoded by the coding sequence ATGCTTTTCACCGACCGACCGTTGCGCCTGGGCACCAGGGGATCGCCGCTGGCGCTGGCTCAGGCACGCATGACCGCAAGGGCGCTGATGGCCATTCATGGCTGGGCCGAAGACGCGATCGAGATCGTCGCCGTGCAGACCAGCGGCGACCGCATCCAGGACCGGGCGCTGGCCGATATCGGCGGCAAGGCGCTGTGGACCAAGGAGCTGGACCGGGCGCTGGTGGCGGGCGAGATCGACTTTGCGGTCCATAGTATGAAGGATGTGGAGACGCTGCGCCCCGCCGCCTTCCGCATCGCCGCCATGCTGCCGCGCGCCGACGTGCGCGACAAGCTGGTCGGGGCGGCAAGTTTCGAGGCGCTGCCCGCCAGTCCGCTGGTCGGCACCAGTTCGCCGCGCCGGGCCGCCCAGGTGAAGAGGCTGCGGCCCGATGCGACCATCACCCTGTTCCGGGGCAATGTCGCGACGCGGCTTGCCAAGCTGGCGGCGGGAGAAGTCCATGCCACCCTGCTGGCGGCGGCGGGTCTCGATCGACTGGACCAGCGCGATGTCGGAACATTGATCCCGATCGACACGATGCTGCCCGCCCCGTCGCAGGGCGCGGTGGGGATCGAGGCGCTGGCGGACAATGCTCCGGTGCTGGAGGCGCTGGCGGCCATCAACGATCCGGACACTTATGACGCCGTGATGGCCGAACGCGCGGTGCTGCGCGGCCTGGGCGGCACCTGCCATTCGCCGATCGCGGCGCTGGCGGTGATCGAAGGGGAGCAGATCGTCCTGCGTGCCGAGATCATCAGTCCCGACGGGGTGGAGACGGTGCGCGAGGAGGCAAGACTGGCGCGCAGTGACGCAGCGACAGCCCAAGCCATCGGCCGGGCGCTGCTCGACCGGGCCAGCCCGGCGTTGCGGGCGCTGTTCGAAGGGTGA
- a CDS encoding uroporphyrinogen-III synthase produces MRRILILRPEPAAGRTAAKAAALGMEVRLHPLFAPQAIDWTPPPTKDFDALLLTSANGVRLAGPALHQYRGLPAYAVGGATARALADAGFVDVVTGKGDGSAIAARIARDGHRHVLHLAGTTVAPMEAGALDMMRVAVYRMTGLPADPALLADATPGSILLVHSPRAGERLAAQIPENRRSDLHLIAISPAAQTACGAGWASAQAPALPQDDEMLALALSLCEGHAQ; encoded by the coding sequence GTGAGGCGCATCCTCATCCTGCGCCCGGAACCGGCGGCGGGCAGGACCGCGGCCAAGGCGGCGGCGCTGGGGATGGAGGTCCGGCTGCATCCACTGTTCGCGCCGCAAGCGATCGACTGGACGCCCCCCCCGACGAAGGATTTCGACGCGCTGCTGCTGACCAGCGCCAATGGCGTGCGGCTCGCAGGACCGGCCCTGCACCAGTATCGCGGCCTGCCCGCTTATGCGGTGGGGGGAGCGACCGCGCGGGCACTGGCAGATGCCGGCTTTGTCGATGTCGTGACGGGAAAGGGCGACGGCAGCGCCATCGCCGCACGCATCGCACGGGACGGGCATCGGCATGTGCTGCATCTGGCAGGCACGACGGTTGCGCCGATGGAGGCGGGCGCGCTCGATATGATGCGGGTCGCGGTGTACCGCATGACCGGCCTGCCTGCCGATCCCGCCCTTCTCGCCGATGCGACGCCGGGGTCCATCCTGCTGGTCCATTCACCCCGCGCAGGCGAGCGTCTGGCGGCGCAAATACCCGAAAATCGGCGGTCAGACCTCCACCTGATCGCCATCAGCCCGGCGGCGCAGACGGCCTGCGGTGCGGGCTGGGCCAGCGCGCAGGCCCCCGCCCTTCCGCAAGATGACGAGATGC
- the tsaD gene encoding tRNA (adenosine(37)-N6)-threonylcarbamoyltransferase complex transferase subunit TsaD, with protein MTIILGLESSCDETAAALVTADGRILAHRLATQEEAHRPYGGVVPEIAARAHVEALAPLIEAALADAEMTLADVDVIAATAGPGLIGGVMVGLVTGKALAHAVGKPLVAVNHLEGHALSPRLADRTLEFPYMLLLVSGGHCQLLHVRGPGDYARLATTIDDAAGEAFDKTAKLLGLGYPGGPLVEKAAAQGNPRAVPLPRPLVGTAEPHFSFAGLKSAVMRAVQSGQYSTEDIAASFQQAVIDCLVDRTRRALGQGEGVTALVVAGGVAANQPIRAALEKLAADHELPFVAPPLWLCTDNAAMIAWAGAERYAVGLVDDLTVPARPRWPLDPAAEKARGAGIKA; from the coding sequence ATGACGATCATTCTCGGCCTGGAATCGAGCTGCGACGAAACCGCGGCGGCGCTGGTGACGGCCGACGGTCGCATCCTGGCGCATCGGCTGGCGACGCAGGAAGAGGCGCATCGTCCCTATGGCGGCGTTGTTCCCGAAATCGCCGCCCGCGCTCATGTCGAGGCGCTTGCTCCCCTGATCGAAGCCGCCCTCGCCGACGCTGAAATGACGCTTGCCGATGTCGATGTCATTGCGGCGACCGCCGGACCGGGGCTGATCGGCGGCGTCATGGTCGGCCTCGTCACCGGCAAGGCGCTCGCCCATGCGGTGGGCAAGCCGCTGGTGGCGGTCAATCATCTGGAGGGCCACGCCCTTTCGCCGCGCCTGGCCGACCGCACGCTCGAATTTCCGTACATGCTGCTGCTGGTGTCGGGCGGCCATTGCCAGCTTCTCCATGTCCGGGGACCAGGCGACTATGCCCGCCTCGCCACCACGATCGACGATGCGGCGGGCGAAGCCTTCGACAAGACGGCCAAGCTGTTGGGCCTGGGCTATCCCGGCGGCCCGCTGGTGGAAAAGGCGGCGGCGCAGGGCAATCCCAGGGCAGTTCCGCTGCCGCGCCCGCTGGTCGGCACGGCGGAACCGCATTTCTCCTTCGCCGGGCTGAAGAGCGCGGTGATGCGCGCCGTCCAGTCCGGCCAATATTCCACGGAAGACATTGCGGCCTCCTTCCAGCAGGCGGTGATCGACTGTCTGGTGGATCGCACGCGCCGCGCGCTGGGACAGGGCGAGGGCGTCACCGCCCTGGTCGTCGCAGGCGGTGTGGCGGCCAACCAGCCGATCCGTGCGGCGCTGGAAAAGCTAGCTGCCGACCATGAGCTGCCTTTCGTCGCGCCGCCGCTCTGGCTCTGCACCGACAATGCGGCGATGATCGCCTGGGCGGGTGCGGAGCGCTATGCGGTGGGGCTGGTCGACGATCTCACCGTACCCGCCCGGCCGCGCTGGCCGCTCGACCCGGCGGCCGAAAAGGCGCGCGGCGCCGGAATTAAAGCATGA